CTCGGGGTCCGCAAGAGAAAGCCCGAACGGGCCGCCCGCGGGCGAGCGTCGGCGGATGCTACGCGGAATAGGGCTCGGCGTGAATTCAGGTTTCTCGCGAAAGAACGAACGGTCGTGCTATTTTATGGCCATGGGAAAGGGCGACACGACCCGGGAGGCCATTCTCCGGCACGCCGTCGGGCTCGCGAGCCGTGTCGGTCTCTCGGGTCTCTCGATCGGGCGCCTCGCCCAGGAGCTCGACCTCTCCAAGAGCGGGCTCTTTTCACACTTTCACTCCAAGGAAGCGCTCCAGATCCAGGTCCTCGAGTACGGCGGCGCGCGCTTCGTCGAGAACGTGGTGAAGCCGGCCCTCGAGGCCCCGCGCGGCACCCTGCGCATCCAGGGACTCTTCGACCGCTGGCTGGCCTGGTCGCAGTCGGACCCCTTGTCGGGCGGGTGTTTCTTCATTGCCATGGCGACCGACCTCGACGGACGCCCCGGGCCGAGCCGCGACCTTCTGGTGAAGCTCCAGCAGGCCTGGATGGACTTCCTCGCCGACCTGGTGAGGTCGGTCGTCCGGGAAGGCCAGTTCCGGCCCGAAACGGACCCCGAGCAGTTCGCCAACGACATGTACGGCGTGATGCTCGCCTACCACCACGCCTCCCGCCTCCTGGACGACCCGGCCGCCGAGACCCGCGCCCGCCGCGCCCTCGGCGCGCTGGTGGACGCCTGCCGCACGGCGGATTCCTGAAAGGACACCCATGAGCGCCGAACTGCCCGACCCCGGGATCCGGTCGAACGTCCCCGCGCGCAAGCGGTTCCGCTTCGCCCTCCCGTTCTTCCGCCGGGCGGGCGGGACGCCCCCCGCGACACCCCGGGTTCCCCGGCGCGTCGCGTGCGCGCGGGCGGGCTGCACGAACACCGTCCTGGACGAGTGGGAGGAATCGGGCCTCCTCTGCGGCGAGTGCGCGCTCGAGGAGGACCTCTGCGATCGCGAGGCCCGCTGGGACCGGATGTACCCTGGCCGCTGAGCCCGCCCCCCCTCGCCAGCCGCCCTCGTTCCTGACACACTTCCGCCCTCTCGACCGGATTTCGAAGCGAAGGGTGCCCGGGCCAGGCCCGCGGCCAGGGAGGGTCAATGAACGTCAACTGGGACCAGATCCTGCAATCCGTCACGCAGACGGCCACGAACGTCGGCCTGAAGCTCCTCGGGGCGCTGGCCGTATTCATCGTCGGCCGCTACCTCATTCATCTCGC
Above is a genomic segment from Holophagales bacterium containing:
- a CDS encoding TetR/AcrR family transcriptional regulator; translated protein: MGKGDTTREAILRHAVGLASRVGLSGLSIGRLAQELDLSKSGLFSHFHSKEALQIQVLEYGGARFVENVVKPALEAPRGTLRIQGLFDRWLAWSQSDPLSGGCFFIAMATDLDGRPGPSRDLLVKLQQAWMDFLADLVRSVVREGQFRPETDPEQFANDMYGVMLAYHHASRLLDDPAAETRARRALGALVDACRTADS